A stretch of Cloacibacillus sp. DNA encodes these proteins:
- a CDS encoding DUF3842 family protein encodes MNILVIDGQGGGIGRQIVQSVRTKMPEASVTAVGTNSIAAAAMLKAGANRAATGENSVVVCCRDADVIIGPVAIVIADSLLGEIMPVMAAAVARSGAKRILVPVNCCNNIIAGVPDLSVGRLVECVMEELQKLFPQGK; translated from the coding sequence ATGAACATACTTGTGATAGACGGACAGGGCGGCGGCATCGGGCGGCAGATCGTGCAGTCGGTGAGGACGAAGATGCCGGAGGCCTCGGTGACGGCGGTGGGTACCAACAGCATCGCGGCGGCGGCGATGCTCAAGGCGGGGGCGAACCGGGCCGCGACGGGGGAAAATTCCGTTGTCGTCTGCTGCCGCGACGCGGACGTCATTATCGGCCCCGTCGCGATCGTGATCGCGGACTCGCTGCTCGGCGAGATCATGCCGGTGATGGCGGCCGCCGTCGCGCGCAGCGGCGCGAAGCGAATACTCGTTCCCGTCAACTGCTGCAACAACATCATCGCGGGCGTGCCGGACCTCTCCGTGGGCAGGCTTGTGGAATGTGTTATGGAAGAGCTGCAGAAGCTTTTCCCGCAGGGTAAATAA
- a CDS encoding metallophosphoesterase: MIPLILFIYVWLRLVLPLPLSVSAKAALAAVLCAASLKQQFFAAAGGNFFSPELPRWLIELYGAAFGALFLLFIFTLLKDLLLIVLAAARLLSPSVPHIFLTVGMALIFAAAAVSVSVYGTYEAQRLPRIHEMEVSLPKLPPEFSGFKVVLLSDIHISASRRANYAEELVERVNAISPDLIIITGDFIDGVVSERSADIAPLAGLSAPYGVYGVLGNHEYYFNAGEWKDFIEGSLGIKILLNEHSLIERGGKNVAVAGVADLAALRFANAEAPDVKKALAGVAAGIPKIILDHQPGAAKRNAAAGADLQLSGHTHGGMVPGLSQLVKKFNGGYVNGWYEVDGMKLYVSPGTGIWNGFLMRLGVPSEITVMNLSPSG, translated from the coding sequence ATGATACCGTTGATCCTGTTTATATATGTCTGGCTCCGCCTCGTTCTGCCGCTTCCGCTCAGCGTTTCCGCTAAGGCGGCGCTTGCGGCGGTACTCTGCGCCGCGTCGCTCAAGCAGCAGTTCTTTGCCGCTGCCGGCGGCAACTTCTTTTCTCCGGAGCTGCCCCGGTGGCTCATCGAGCTTTACGGCGCCGCCTTCGGCGCGCTCTTTCTGCTCTTTATCTTTACGCTGCTGAAAGATCTCCTGCTGATAGTTCTCGCCGCGGCGAGACTATTATCTCCCTCGGTGCCGCATATCTTCCTCACGGTTGGAATGGCCCTGATATTTGCCGCCGCCGCTGTTTCTGTCTCGGTCTACGGCACATACGAGGCGCAGAGGCTGCCGCGGATACATGAGATGGAGGTATCTCTGCCTAAGCTACCGCCGGAGTTCAGCGGCTTCAAGGTCGTGCTGCTCAGCGACATACACATAAGTGCCTCACGCCGCGCCAATTATGCCGAGGAGCTTGTGGAAAGAGTCAACGCTATCTCGCCGGATTTGATCATTATAACGGGAGACTTCATAGACGGCGTGGTCAGCGAAAGGAGCGCCGATATCGCGCCGCTCGCGGGGCTGTCCGCGCCATACGGCGTCTACGGTGTACTGGGGAACCATGAATATTACTTCAATGCCGGTGAATGGAAGGATTTTATCGAAGGCTCACTGGGGATAAAGATACTTCTCAACGAGCACAGCCTGATAGAACGCGGCGGCAAAAATGTTGCCGTCGCGGGAGTAGCAGACCTCGCGGCGCTGCGCTTTGCGAACGCCGAGGCGCCCGATGTGAAAAAGGCTCTTGCCGGTGTGGCCGCCGGGATACCCAAGATAATTCTTGATCACCAGCCGGGCGCGGCGAAGAGAAACGCGGCGGCGGGTGCCGACCTTCAGCTCTCCGGCCATACCCATGGCGGCATGGTTCCGGGCCTCTCGCAGCTCGTGAAAAAGTTCAACGGCGGCTATGTCAACGGCTGGTATGAAGTAGACGGTATGAAGCTCTACGTCTCGCCTGGCACGGGAATCTGGAACGGCTTTCTGATGCGTTTGGGGGTGCCGTCGGAGATAACGGTGATGAATCTATCTCCTTCCGGCTAA
- a CDS encoding bifunctional UDP-sugar hydrolase/5'-nucleotidase encodes MDYKRLKKSLLALLLLLTVALSAAAEEKSFHILMINDPHSYILPYYEAAEAGLPAGAVKAEAVGGLSRALRLVDDERAALKETSQSPIFLFEGGDIMLGRKGSLQNDHAEYGSLAALGFDAGVLGNHDFDGGVRTLAKLGPELKIPVLASNIIFNEPEIDSYYPKIKIIKKGGVSVGVFGLVTPDLKAIISDPSGFDIEKDIFKKAAECVRELRAQGVDAVVALNHIGLDLDKRLAASVPGIDVIVGGHSHDAIKERLLVTNPQGSQTLIGQAGLDGRYAGRFDVTVDDGALVAEKSSWRLMPVLPGTAAEEKSEALGLEAQKKLAATLNIANPTMVLAKSVDGRKESMRGRENALGDLAAEALRWNGQARIGLINGGALRIGRIVPPGPFTAGDMLDLMPFDSVPVRLLASGAEIRRQLEAAASALKGKNDDYDPARRMSAGEFLQVAGLRFDIDLGKPAAVVESRRMIADGRRVKNIMVDSSRGWVPLEDGKIYSVTTLDYTAKYWDALSSAPIGKPALACFDDYLDKVLRRQADPTTDGRINIIGR; translated from the coding sequence ATGGATTATAAACGATTGAAGAAATCTTTGCTTGCCCTATTGCTCCTGCTCACGGTCGCCCTGTCTGCTGCGGCGGAGGAAAAGAGCTTCCACATCCTGATGATAAACGACCCCCACAGCTATATCCTGCCCTATTATGAGGCGGCGGAGGCGGGGCTGCCCGCGGGAGCCGTCAAGGCGGAGGCCGTCGGCGGCCTCTCCCGCGCGCTGCGGCTCGTGGACGATGAAAGAGCGGCTCTCAAAGAGACCTCCCAATCCCCAATATTTCTCTTTGAGGGCGGCGACATCATGCTCGGGAGAAAGGGCAGCCTGCAAAACGACCATGCCGAATATGGCTCGCTGGCGGCGCTAGGATTCGACGCGGGGGTACTCGGCAACCACGACTTCGACGGCGGCGTCCGGACGCTGGCGAAGTTAGGACCGGAGCTCAAAATTCCCGTCCTCGCCTCGAATATCATCTTTAACGAGCCAGAGATTGACAGCTATTATCCAAAGATAAAGATCATCAAAAAGGGCGGCGTGAGCGTCGGGGTATTCGGCCTCGTAACGCCGGACCTCAAGGCGATCATCTCCGATCCCAGCGGCTTCGATATCGAAAAGGATATCTTCAAAAAAGCGGCGGAGTGCGTGCGCGAACTCCGCGCACAGGGCGTCGACGCGGTGGTGGCGCTGAATCACATCGGCCTTGACTTGGACAAAAGGCTAGCGGCCTCGGTGCCTGGGATCGACGTGATCGTCGGCGGCCATTCGCACGACGCCATAAAGGAGAGGCTTTTAGTGACGAACCCTCAGGGCTCGCAGACGCTTATCGGACAGGCCGGGCTCGACGGACGCTATGCGGGCAGGTTTGACGTTACCGTGGATGACGGGGCGCTCGTCGCCGAAAAGTCGTCATGGCGGCTGATGCCGGTGCTGCCCGGCACGGCGGCGGAGGAAAAGAGCGAGGCGCTCGGCCTCGAGGCACAGAAAAAGCTCGCGGCGACACTCAATATCGCCAACCCAACGATGGTCCTGGCTAAAAGCGTCGACGGGCGCAAGGAGTCGATGCGCGGAAGAGAAAACGCGCTCGGCGATCTCGCCGCCGAGGCTCTGCGCTGGAACGGACAGGCGCGCATCGGCCTGATAAATGGCGGCGCGCTGCGCATCGGCCGCATAGTACCTCCGGGGCCGTTCACGGCGGGCGACATGCTTGATCTGATGCCATTTGACAGCGTTCCGGTGCGGCTGCTCGCGAGCGGCGCGGAGATCAGAAGGCAGCTGGAGGCGGCAGCCTCCGCGCTCAAGGGAAAGAACGACGATTATGACCCGGCGCGCCGCATGTCGGCGGGAGAGTTCTTACAGGTCGCGGGGCTGCGCTTCGACATCGACCTCGGCAAACCGGCCGCCGTCGTGGAGAGCCGCCGTATGATCGCTGACGGCCGCCGCGTAAAAAACATCATGGTAGATTCCTCGCGGGGCTGGGTGCCGCTTGAGGACGGCAAAATATATTCCGTCACGACTCTCGACTATACCGCGAAATACTGGGACGCGCTCTCGTCCGCCCCTATCGGGAAACCGGCGCTCGCCTGCTTCGACGATTACCTGGATAAAGTGCTGCGGCGGCAGGCCGATCCAACGACGGACGGCAGGATAAACATTATTGGCCGATGA
- a CDS encoding YgeY family selenium metabolism-linked hydrolase codes for MSLSERLEKELIEFARQLVRLQSYSDHEGAVAEAVVAKMRELGYDEAFIDSTGNAVGFIGGGKRLIHFDSHMDTVEVNDAEAWLLPPFAAEIKDGRLYGRGSVDMKSALAASVYGAALARELGHTKDKRICVSGSVCEEYCDGENIKMMYRELSLRPDFVVICEPSDNVITLGHKGKAQMRIKTHGLSAHGSAPEKGINAVYEMAEIIGRVEALNKKLTDEGSPHGTIVLSDISCVTASLNAVPSEAEIYLDRRLVLGETEEKVRAEMEELIRGKRASWETGTLRRTSWKGAPLVYEPLHMAWKLDEESPLFFAANAAYAETFGKAPERYDFWDFGTNAVTPVSMGIATIGFGPGEYKLAHMRDENCEVQKITDAAKFYAALIGRL; via the coding sequence ATGTCACTGTCTGAGAGGTTAGAAAAAGAGCTTATCGAATTTGCGCGTCAGCTTGTCCGTCTGCAGAGCTATTCCGACCATGAGGGCGCGGTCGCGGAGGCGGTCGTCGCCAAGATGCGGGAGCTGGGCTACGACGAGGCCTTCATTGATTCGACCGGTAATGCCGTCGGCTTCATCGGCGGCGGAAAGAGGCTGATACATTTCGACTCCCACATGGACACCGTCGAGGTCAACGACGCGGAGGCGTGGCTGCTCCCGCCCTTCGCCGCGGAGATAAAGGACGGGCGGCTCTACGGGCGCGGATCGGTGGACATGAAGTCCGCCCTCGCCGCCTCGGTATACGGCGCGGCCCTCGCGCGCGAACTGGGCCATACCAAAGATAAAAGAATATGTGTGAGCGGCTCCGTCTGCGAAGAATACTGCGACGGCGAGAACATCAAAATGATGTACAGGGAGCTTTCGCTGCGCCCCGACTTCGTCGTGATCTGCGAACCCTCCGACAACGTGATAACGCTCGGCCACAAGGGCAAGGCGCAGATGCGCATAAAGACCCACGGGCTCTCCGCGCACGGCTCGGCGCCGGAAAAGGGCATAAACGCCGTCTACGAGATGGCGGAAATCATCGGGCGCGTAGAGGCCCTCAATAAAAAACTCACGGATGAGGGCAGTCCCCACGGCACGATCGTACTCTCCGACATCAGCTGCGTCACCGCCTCGCTGAACGCGGTGCCCAGCGAAGCGGAGATATACCTCGACCGCCGCCTCGTGCTAGGTGAAACGGAGGAGAAGGTGCGCGCGGAGATGGAGGAGCTCATCCGCGGCAAGCGCGCCTCCTGGGAAACAGGCACGCTGCGCCGCACCAGCTGGAAGGGCGCGCCGCTGGTCTATGAACCTCTGCACATGGCCTGGAAGCTGGACGAAGAGTCGCCGCTCTTTTTCGCGGCAAACGCGGCCTATGCGGAGACCTTTGGCAAAGCCCCCGAGAGATACGACTTCTGGGACTTCGGCACCAACGCCGTCACCCCCGTGAGCATGGGGATCGCCACGATCGGCTTCGGCCCCGGCGAATACAAGCTGGCCCACATGCGCGACGAAAACTGCGAAGTGCAAAAGATAACGGATGCCGCGAAATTTTACGCGGCGCTGATCGGCAGACTTTAA
- a CDS encoding TIGR00366 family protein — MGKKRFNLEEIKIPHTYVIIFSMIIIAAIMTYLIPAGEYARIKNSLGITVVDPSSFHYVEQNPTGIMGVFSAVPEGLKSTATLVFFLFIIGGVFQIINCTGTINILVNKLSRTFAGKEEFIIPVFLFTFSLGGALMGMSNEVLAFVPIGIMLARKSGFDAAVGTAMVTMGALAGFSAGTMNPFNVGVAQEIAELPLYSGIGLRIVLHLTFLVIGSIYLMRYAKRVKADPSKSIVADLEKEEKAISIANSEALGTEGGTRHILVLLTFVAGLGYILYGVFRYEWGIMEMQPIFMAIGIIGGLLGGLSPNKIASEFLVGAKTLAFGALVIGFARGILVVMQHGMILDTIVHSLSLVLQALPSSLTALGMFVVHIILNFFIPSGSGQAAATMPLFIPLADVMGISRQVTVLAFQLGDGISNGINPTSSNMNSFLGLAKITYPQWIKFAGPLILMWELTGAVFIVIAGMMNYGPF; from the coding sequence GTGGGCAAAAAAAGATTCAACCTTGAGGAGATAAAGATACCTCATACCTATGTCATTATCTTTTCCATGATAATAATTGCGGCGATAATGACATACCTGATTCCTGCCGGAGAATATGCCAGAATCAAAAATTCCTTGGGAATCACGGTAGTAGACCCTTCATCCTTTCACTATGTAGAGCAGAATCCCACGGGGATAATGGGAGTATTCAGCGCCGTTCCGGAGGGGTTGAAATCGACCGCGACGCTGGTTTTTTTCCTCTTTATAATCGGCGGTGTATTTCAGATAATCAACTGCACTGGGACGATAAACATTTTAGTCAATAAACTGAGCCGCACCTTTGCCGGCAAAGAAGAGTTTATCATCCCGGTATTTCTCTTCACCTTCTCTCTCGGCGGAGCGCTTATGGGAATGTCGAATGAGGTGCTAGCCTTTGTTCCGATCGGAATAATGCTGGCGCGGAAATCGGGCTTTGATGCGGCGGTTGGAACCGCGATGGTCACCATGGGGGCCCTTGCCGGCTTCAGCGCCGGTACGATGAATCCCTTCAATGTCGGCGTCGCCCAGGAGATAGCGGAACTCCCGCTCTATTCCGGCATCGGCCTGCGGATCGTGCTTCATCTGACGTTCCTTGTTATCGGCAGCATATACCTGATGCGCTATGCGAAACGGGTAAAGGCGGACCCGTCAAAAAGCATCGTCGCGGACCTTGAGAAAGAGGAAAAAGCCATATCGATAGCCAACTCCGAGGCGCTGGGCACGGAGGGCGGCACAAGACATATCCTTGTGCTTCTTACCTTTGTCGCCGGTCTTGGATATATACTTTACGGGGTATTCAGGTACGAGTGGGGCATTATGGAAATGCAGCCGATATTTATGGCGATAGGCATTATCGGCGGACTGCTCGGCGGTTTGTCCCCGAACAAGATCGCTTCGGAGTTTCTTGTCGGTGCTAAAACTCTCGCCTTCGGCGCCCTCGTGATAGGCTTTGCGCGCGGGATACTTGTCGTCATGCAGCATGGAATGATCCTCGATACGATCGTCCACAGCCTTTCACTTGTGCTGCAGGCGCTCCCGTCAAGCCTTACCGCGCTGGGAATGTTCGTGGTGCATATTATCCTGAACTTCTTTATCCCCTCCGGCAGCGGACAGGCGGCCGCCACGATGCCGCTCTTCATTCCGCTGGCCGATGTAATGGGAATCTCGCGGCAGGTTACGGTGCTCGCCTTCCAGCTTGGGGATGGGATATCCAATGGGATAAATCCTACCTCCTCGAACATGAACTCTTTCCTGGGGCTTGCGAAAATCACCTATCCGCAGTGGATAAAGTTCGCCGGACCGCTTATTCTTATGTGGGAACTTACCGGCGCGGTATTTATAGTGATTGCGGGGATGATGAATTATGGACCGTTCTAA
- a CDS encoding DUF3788 domain-containing protein, giving the protein MFEKIPSDEEMSALVGEGLFAVWKGLRSMIEASYDMTGSWNGGGRLWFYEYKYRRGGKTLCSLYAKEKAIGFMVIFGRTERAKFESERETFSQKTREIYDGAKTYHDGKWMMFEPADESLFPDLIRLLRIKRRPNRPDKQEP; this is encoded by the coding sequence ATGTTTGAAAAAATCCCCTCTGATGAAGAGATGAGCGCCCTCGTCGGCGAAGGGCTCTTCGCGGTATGGAAAGGGCTCCGTTCCATGATAGAGGCCAGTTACGACATGACCGGGAGCTGGAACGGCGGCGGCCGGCTGTGGTTCTATGAATATAAATACCGCCGCGGAGGAAAGACCCTCTGCTCGCTATACGCGAAAGAAAAGGCCATCGGCTTCATGGTGATATTCGGCCGGACGGAGAGAGCGAAGTTCGAGTCTGAGAGGGAGACTTTCTCCCAAAAGACGCGGGAGATATATGACGGCGCTAAAACCTATCACGACGGGAAATGGATGATGTTTGAACCGGCGGATGAGTCCCTTTTTCCCGATCTCATCAGGCTGCTGCGAATCAAAAGAAGACCCAACCGGCCGGACAAACAGGAGCCGTAA
- a CDS encoding LysR family transcriptional regulator → MNVREEEYLLAIARYGNIRTASEELNISPPALSIFLSNLEKRAGTALFHRVGKQFVPTAAGELYISYARLITGYKQELDAKISDLRNDVTGKVYFGLHPRRTTYIVPMALKAISDRYPNVDVKILESTSKDLFERLISGELDFIIINRTVKNGALEYQELYNDRLVGVLSPTHPLASSGVRIEGETLEWLDLKLFDGERFILQHPTQSSRMYTDMALEYSGAHPGKTLVIENLETASQMAAESLGIAFNILSYTKNFAYTKPVRYYLVGDMKFYITYYIVKRRDRYLPKYANFLIEALRMAVLDN, encoded by the coding sequence ATGAACGTTCGGGAAGAGGAATATTTACTGGCCATCGCGCGTTACGGCAATATCAGAACCGCCTCGGAGGAATTGAACATCTCTCCTCCCGCGCTGAGCATATTCCTCAGCAATCTTGAAAAACGTGCGGGAACAGCCCTCTTTCACAGAGTGGGAAAACAGTTTGTCCCCACCGCCGCGGGAGAGCTCTATATCTCCTACGCCCGCCTGATAACCGGATATAAACAGGAACTGGACGCCAAGATCAGCGACTTGAGAAACGACGTAACCGGTAAGGTATATTTTGGCCTGCACCCAAGAAGGACTACCTACATAGTTCCCATGGCTTTGAAGGCTATTTCGGATCGCTACCCAAACGTCGATGTAAAAATTCTGGAGAGTACCAGTAAGGACCTCTTCGAGAGGCTCATAAGCGGCGAGCTGGATTTCATAATAATTAACAGAACGGTGAAGAACGGCGCGCTTGAGTATCAGGAATTATATAATGACCGGCTGGTTGGAGTGCTCTCTCCGACACACCCACTTGCTTCATCCGGAGTGCGCATCGAGGGGGAGACCTTGGAGTGGCTTGATCTGAAACTGTTTGATGGGGAGCGGTTCATCCTCCAGCACCCGACCCAAAGTTCAAGGATGTACACCGACATGGCGCTGGAATATTCCGGAGCGCACCCGGGAAAAACTCTGGTAATCGAAAACCTGGAAACGGCGTCGCAGATGGCCGCCGAATCTCTCGGCATCGCCTTCAATATCCTCAGTTATACAAAGAATTTCGCCTATACAAAACCCGTGCGTTATTATCTTGTGGGGGATATGAAATTTTACATCACATACTATATCGTGAAAAGAAGAGACCGCTACCTGCCAAAGTACGCAAACTTTCTCATAGAAGCCCTCAGAATGGCCGTCCTGGATAATTAA
- a CDS encoding helix-hairpin-helix domain-containing protein codes for MKSNLRKIPGIGENMERHLMNIGISSIEELIGKEPEALFERDCLFKGFRDDSCVLYVFRLAVYYAENKERDPEKLKWWYWKDKEYHPRGTKLS; via the coding sequence ATGAAAAGCAATCTAAGAAAAATTCCCGGCATCGGGGAGAATATGGAGCGTCATCTTATGAACATCGGCATCAGCTCTATCGAAGAGCTGATAGGCAAGGAGCCGGAGGCGCTCTTTGAGCGGGACTGCCTCTTTAAGGGCTTCCGCGACGATTCCTGCGTACTCTATGTCTTCCGGCTCGCCGTCTATTATGCCGAGAACAAAGAGCGCGATCCGGAAAAGCTAAAATGGTGGTACTGGAAAGATAAGGAATATCATCCGCGGGGCACTAAGCTTTCGTAG
- a CDS encoding TonB-dependent receptor gives MFSSLLALPAFAAEKAVSADVAEVAAVEVTGSHLAESTADVPAQTYVITREDIDNSAARDVQDVLSKVPGVNGLLNSASMAQSKGITVRGLNSEVLLLVDGIPYMGADYGVGADLGSPFDLRSIALTDVERIEVVKGAGSAIYGSNAAGGVINIITRKPSDKSSGSITLEGGNKEWFRGNVRGTVVLSNDLRVSTGYTRTQEGETRIRLADPASGLYDNALDYRGNDYYFGFTKGAWSFLGEVGDFKSSWNYTDTLYGGGTSENRQDNKYQRFTLNYADGVNMGRLYYHKNERTIYDTSGETNYDGNTFGATYNRKQEIGNLPFVFGMDFRREKAEYFNHDNPWGNNQPYDNTRNEYAPYIETSIPIGSAAFDIGLRYEYWDLDNGEDAHEFLPRFSLNWANKNGLLYYATVGRYFSMPSFYQMFYSDAFGFWLPNPNLKPEKGWTYDIGVKDDAAKNPWSFNVFYMDMEDKINMNDSYTQYINVDEYRAWGFEGQYKWNFHENWSYTQGLSYLHAEEKTGSSDWTRSNMPRWDISGILNFKKDPWNAELSAHYYGDRQLTSSGSAAYDDEDIFIVNAAVSWKVDRTTIKLACVNLFDKEFYLNNNGYINPERRFILSATYEF, from the coding sequence TTGTTTTCGTCATTGCTTGCCCTGCCGGCGTTCGCGGCGGAGAAGGCAGTCAGCGCCGACGTGGCTGAGGTCGCCGCGGTGGAGGTCACCGGTTCGCACCTCGCGGAGTCGACGGCGGACGTACCGGCGCAGACCTATGTAATCACGCGCGAGGATATCGACAACAGCGCCGCGCGCGACGTCCAGGATGTGCTGTCGAAGGTGCCGGGCGTCAACGGGCTTTTGAACAGCGCTTCGATGGCGCAGTCAAAGGGAATAACGGTGAGAGGATTGAATTCGGAGGTCCTGTTGTTGGTTGACGGCATTCCATATATGGGTGCTGATTACGGCGTAGGCGCCGATCTTGGTTCTCCGTTTGACTTACGCAGCATAGCGCTCACCGATGTTGAAAGGATAGAGGTCGTGAAAGGCGCAGGTTCTGCGATCTATGGCTCCAACGCGGCCGGCGGCGTCATCAATATCATAACGCGCAAACCCTCTGATAAATCAAGCGGCAGTATAACTTTAGAGGGAGGCAATAAAGAATGGTTCCGCGGAAATGTGCGTGGAACGGTGGTGCTCAGTAATGACCTGAGAGTGAGCACAGGCTACACGAGGACGCAGGAGGGGGAGACGAGGATCAGGCTCGCCGACCCTGCCAGCGGACTTTATGATAACGCGCTTGATTACCGTGGAAATGATTATTACTTTGGCTTTACGAAGGGGGCATGGTCCTTCCTCGGCGAAGTAGGGGATTTCAAATCTTCCTGGAATTACACGGATACCCTTTACGGCGGCGGAACCTCTGAAAATAGGCAGGATAACAAATATCAGAGATTTACGCTGAACTACGCCGACGGTGTGAATATGGGACGCCTATATTATCACAAAAACGAGAGGACCATTTATGACACCTCCGGCGAGACGAATTATGACGGCAATACCTTTGGTGCCACATATAACAGGAAACAGGAGATCGGAAATCTTCCCTTTGTCTTCGGCATGGATTTCAGAAGGGAGAAAGCTGAATATTTCAACCATGATAATCCCTGGGGAAATAATCAGCCGTATGACAACACAAGAAATGAGTATGCTCCCTACATAGAGACATCCATACCCATCGGCTCCGCCGCTTTCGACATAGGGTTACGTTATGAGTATTGGGATCTGGATAACGGAGAGGACGCGCATGAGTTCCTGCCGCGTTTTTCGCTGAACTGGGCGAATAAGAACGGGCTTCTATACTATGCCACCGTCGGTCGTTATTTTTCAATGCCGAGTTTCTATCAGATGTTCTACTCGGACGCGTTCGGTTTTTGGCTGCCGAACCCCAATCTAAAACCTGAGAAGGGCTGGACATACGATATCGGCGTCAAGGATGATGCGGCAAAGAACCCATGGAGCTTCAATGTGTTCTATATGGATATGGAAGATAAAATCAATATGAACGACAGCTATACACAGTACATCAACGTCGACGAATACCGCGCCTGGGGCTTTGAGGGTCAGTACAAGTGGAATTTCCATGAGAACTGGTCATACACGCAGGGACTATCGTATCTGCACGCGGAAGAAAAGACGGGCAGTTCTGACTGGACGCGTTCGAATATGCCGCGCTGGGATATTTCCGGAATCCTGAATTTCAAGAAAGACCCGTGGAACGCCGAGCTGTCCGCTCATTACTACGGAGACCGCCAGCTTACAAGCTCGGGCTCTGCCGCCTACGACGACGAAGACATCTTCATCGTTAACGCCGCGGTGTCATGGAAGGTGGACCGCACTACCATTAAGCTCGCCTGCGTCAACCTCTTTGACAAAGAGTTCTATCTTAACAATAACGGCTACATCAACCCGGAGCGCAGATTCATCCTCTCCGCGACCTACGAGTTCTAA
- a CDS encoding M20 family metallopeptidase has product MDRSNVGCEMKKKLSLMVDSLAGAACAMSDDIFDNPETGLAEYHACGLLTSYLESAGFAVEKGIYGLDTAFRAVYECGAGGPSIGLLCEYDAIEGLGHGCGHHIQGPAIVAAAAALKAVFDGCPYKLVVYGTPAEETIGGKILMLEKGAFRDIDVALMTHASPTSTVDVKSMAMQSYEVTFHGKSAHAAMNPEMGRSALDALLLACSGVEFMREHVRDEARMHYTIVSAGGPSNVVPAEAEGEFGIRSYDTEYVMSMAERLKNIFKGAALMADVSYEIREGTFFKAKIPLLSLNDLIMENAVAVGMPTIRPPREKTGSTDFGNVMYEIPGSCIRSAFVPEGTPAHSQDYLDAGKSQAAHDALANAAKVLALTAYDLISDPAKMAKVRDEFNAKRFGKQTV; this is encoded by the coding sequence ATGGACCGTTCTAATGTCGGCTGTGAAATGAAAAAAAAGCTGTCGTTAATGGTGGACTCTCTGGCCGGCGCGGCCTGCGCTATGTCGGACGATATCTTCGACAATCCCGAGACGGGGCTTGCGGAATATCATGCGTGCGGGCTGCTGACCTCATATTTGGAGAGTGCCGGTTTTGCGGTTGAAAAAGGGATTTATGGGCTTGATACTGCTTTTCGCGCCGTCTACGAATGTGGCGCGGGCGGTCCGTCAATAGGCCTGCTGTGCGAGTACGACGCTATAGAGGGGCTCGGACACGGCTGCGGCCACCATATTCAGGGTCCGGCTATTGTGGCGGCGGCAGCGGCTCTTAAAGCGGTGTTTGACGGCTGTCCTTATAAGCTGGTCGTATACGGGACGCCGGCAGAGGAGACCATAGGAGGAAAAATCCTTATGCTTGAAAAGGGAGCGTTCCGTGATATAGATGTCGCGCTGATGACGCACGCCTCCCCGACCTCGACTGTGGATGTCAAATCGATGGCCATGCAGTCGTACGAAGTAACGTTCCACGGTAAATCGGCTCACGCGGCGATGAATCCCGAGATGGGGCGCAGCGCGCTGGACGCGCTGCTGCTGGCCTGCAGCGGAGTGGAGTTTATGCGGGAACACGTTCGCGACGAGGCGCGCATGCACTATACAATAGTTTCCGCTGGCGGTCCGAGCAACGTGGTCCCCGCGGAGGCGGAGGGTGAGTTCGGCATTCGCTCATACGATACGGAGTATGTCATGTCGATGGCGGAGCGGCTGAAAAATATCTTCAAAGGCGCGGCCCTGATGGCGGATGTCAGCTATGAGATTCGCGAGGGGACATTTTTCAAAGCGAAGATACCGTTGCTATCGCTGAACGATCTGATCATGGAGAACGCAGTGGCCGTTGGTATGCCTACGATAAGGCCGCCGAGAGAGAAGACGGGCTCCACTGACTTTGGAAACGTTATGTATGAAATACCCGGTTCGTGTATAAGATCAGCTTTTGTCCCGGAGGGGACTCCCGCCCATTCGCAGGACTACCTAGATGCCGGCAAGTCGCAGGCGGCGCACGACGCGCTGGCCAACGCGGCGAAGGTGCTGGCGCTGACGGCCTATGACCTGATAAGCGATCCCGCGAAGATGGCCAAGGTCAGGGATGAATTTAACGCGAAAAGATTCGGTAAGCAAACAGTTTAA